A single Salmo trutta chromosome 14, fSalTru1.1, whole genome shotgun sequence DNA region contains:
- the LOC115207250 gene encoding ubiquitin-conjugating enzyme E2 J2 isoform X1 — protein sequence MMNSNGNKRAPTTATQRLKQDYLRIKKDPVPYICAEPLPSNILEWHYVVRGPEKTPYEGGYYHGKLIFPRDFPFKPPSIYMITPNGRFKCNTRLCLSITDFHPDTWNPAWSVSTILTGLLSFMVEKGPTLGSIETSDYTKRQLSAQSLTFNLKDKVFCELFPDAVDEIKQKQKAQEELSSRPQPLPLPDVVPDGDFHHGNYEIPALNGGHAPLGPAMLAPGLQQPNRNHGLLGGALANLFVIVGFAAFAYTVKYVLRSIAQE from the exons atg ATGAACAGCAACGGGAATAAGAGGGCACCGACCACAGCCACCCAGAGACTGAAACAGGACTACCTCAGGATAAAGAAAGACCCTGTGCCTTACATCTGTGCTGAACCCCTACCATCTAATATCCTCGAATG GCACTATGTTGTTCGAGGTCCTGAGAAGACCCCATACGAAG GGGGATATTATCACGGCAAATTAATATTCCCTCGGGACTTCCCTTTTAAACCACCCAGCATCTACATGATCACACCAAACGGGAGATTTAAGTGTAACACAAG GTTATGTCTGTCCATCACTGATTTCCACCCGGACACGTGGAACCCAGCCTGGTCCGTCTCCACCATCCTGACAGGCCTACTCAGCTTCATGGTGGAGAAAGGCCCCACTCTGGGCAGTATCGAGACCTCCGACTACACT AAAAGACAGCTGTCGGCCCAGAGTTTGACTTTCAACCTGAAGGACAAGGTGTTCTGTGAACTGTTTCCTGATGCAGTCGAT gaGATCAAGCAGAAGCAGAAGGCCCAGGAGGAGTTGAGCTCCCGCCCCCAGCCCCTCCCCCTCCCAGACGTGGTTCCCGACGGCGACTTTCACCACGGCAACTACGAAATCCCCGCCCTCAACGGAGGCCATGCCCCCTTGGGCCCTGCAATGCTCGCCCCAGGCCTACAGCAGCCCAATCGGAATCACGGACTGCTTGGCGGGGCCTTGGCTAACCTGTTTGTGATCGTGGGGTTCGCTGCATTTGCCTACACGGTGAAGTACGTGCTGCGGAGCATCGCccaggagtga
- the LOC115207250 gene encoding ubiquitin-conjugating enzyme E2 J2 isoform X2 — MNSNGNKRAPTTATQRLKQDYLRIKKDPVPYICAEPLPSNILEWHYVVRGPEKTPYEGGYYHGKLIFPRDFPFKPPSIYMITPNGRFKCNTRLCLSITDFHPDTWNPAWSVSTILTGLLSFMVEKGPTLGSIETSDYTKRQLSAQSLTFNLKDKVFCELFPDAVDEIKQKQKAQEELSSRPQPLPLPDVVPDGDFHHGNYEIPALNGGHAPLGPAMLAPGLQQPNRNHGLLGGALANLFVIVGFAAFAYTVKYVLRSIAQE, encoded by the exons ATGAACAGCAACGGGAATAAGAGGGCACCGACCACAGCCACCCAGAGACTGAAACAGGACTACCTCAGGATAAAGAAAGACCCTGTGCCTTACATCTGTGCTGAACCCCTACCATCTAATATCCTCGAATG GCACTATGTTGTTCGAGGTCCTGAGAAGACCCCATACGAAG GGGGATATTATCACGGCAAATTAATATTCCCTCGGGACTTCCCTTTTAAACCACCCAGCATCTACATGATCACACCAAACGGGAGATTTAAGTGTAACACAAG GTTATGTCTGTCCATCACTGATTTCCACCCGGACACGTGGAACCCAGCCTGGTCCGTCTCCACCATCCTGACAGGCCTACTCAGCTTCATGGTGGAGAAAGGCCCCACTCTGGGCAGTATCGAGACCTCCGACTACACT AAAAGACAGCTGTCGGCCCAGAGTTTGACTTTCAACCTGAAGGACAAGGTGTTCTGTGAACTGTTTCCTGATGCAGTCGAT gaGATCAAGCAGAAGCAGAAGGCCCAGGAGGAGTTGAGCTCCCGCCCCCAGCCCCTCCCCCTCCCAGACGTGGTTCCCGACGGCGACTTTCACCACGGCAACTACGAAATCCCCGCCCTCAACGGAGGCCATGCCCCCTTGGGCCCTGCAATGCTCGCCCCAGGCCTACAGCAGCCCAATCGGAATCACGGACTGCTTGGCGGGGCCTTGGCTAACCTGTTTGTGATCGTGGGGTTCGCTGCATTTGCCTACACGGTGAAGTACGTGCTGCGGAGCATCGCccaggagtga
- the LOC115207250 gene encoding ubiquitin-conjugating enzyme E2 J2 isoform X3 — protein MLFEVLRRPHTKVNNFTLRGYYHGKLIFPRDFPFKPPSIYMITPNGRFKCNTRLCLSITDFHPDTWNPAWSVSTILTGLLSFMVEKGPTLGSIETSDYTKRQLSAQSLTFNLKDKVFCELFPDAVDEIKQKQKAQEELSSRPQPLPLPDVVPDGDFHHGNYEIPALNGGHAPLGPAMLAPGLQQPNRNHGLLGGALANLFVIVGFAAFAYTVKYVLRSIAQE, from the exons ATGTTGTTCGAGGTCCTGAGAAGACCCCATACGAAGGTAAATAATTTCACTTTAC GGGGATATTATCACGGCAAATTAATATTCCCTCGGGACTTCCCTTTTAAACCACCCAGCATCTACATGATCACACCAAACGGGAGATTTAAGTGTAACACAAG GTTATGTCTGTCCATCACTGATTTCCACCCGGACACGTGGAACCCAGCCTGGTCCGTCTCCACCATCCTGACAGGCCTACTCAGCTTCATGGTGGAGAAAGGCCCCACTCTGGGCAGTATCGAGACCTCCGACTACACT AAAAGACAGCTGTCGGCCCAGAGTTTGACTTTCAACCTGAAGGACAAGGTGTTCTGTGAACTGTTTCCTGATGCAGTCGAT gaGATCAAGCAGAAGCAGAAGGCCCAGGAGGAGTTGAGCTCCCGCCCCCAGCCCCTCCCCCTCCCAGACGTGGTTCCCGACGGCGACTTTCACCACGGCAACTACGAAATCCCCGCCCTCAACGGAGGCCATGCCCCCTTGGGCCCTGCAATGCTCGCCCCAGGCCTACAGCAGCCCAATCGGAATCACGGACTGCTTGGCGGGGCCTTGGCTAACCTGTTTGTGATCGTGGGGTTCGCTGCATTTGCCTACACGGTGAAGTACGTGCTGCGGAGCATCGCccaggagtga